The Calditrichota bacterium genome contains a region encoding:
- a CDS encoding flippase-like domain-containing protein, with amino-acid sequence MARAGNRWKMLVGVALSVLFLWVAFRKVDVHRMQQAFREADYWYLLPGVTALFVAHWLRALRWRYLLDPIKRVHVWPLFSALMVGYFANTLLPAHLGELVRAYVIGRREKISGSAAFATIALERVIDMLSLLLITALTLTLKPFPRTVAIPDEVTTSGYLMFLATALLFAFLLFLKMRTEIALRLVGLGLRPLGRRLAERGQRLLRDFVTGLVPLARPSDYAMVALTSVLVWVGYLVNLYCVILAFGLSAHGVGLSAALVVLVITTISIVVPSSPGYVGTYHYLAVLSLSLFGVDKSTALSFAVVAHATAVLTVTLVGMACAWKEGVTITTMAHREELAAAG; translated from the coding sequence GTGGCACGCGCGGGAAATCGGTGGAAGATGCTGGTGGGCGTGGCGCTCAGCGTGCTGTTTCTCTGGGTGGCATTTCGCAAAGTCGATGTGCACAGGATGCAGCAGGCCTTCCGTGAGGCCGACTACTGGTATCTGCTGCCGGGGGTGACGGCGCTCTTCGTGGCGCATTGGCTGCGGGCACTGCGCTGGCGTTACCTGCTGGATCCGATCAAGCGGGTGCACGTCTGGCCGCTCTTCTCCGCGCTGATGGTGGGCTACTTTGCGAACACCCTCCTGCCTGCCCATCTGGGCGAACTGGTGCGCGCCTACGTCATCGGTCGCCGCGAGAAAATCTCCGGCAGCGCGGCGTTTGCCACCATCGCGCTGGAGCGAGTCATCGACATGCTCTCGCTGCTGCTCATTACCGCCCTCACGTTGACGCTCAAGCCGTTTCCGCGTACGGTGGCCATACCCGACGAGGTGACCACCAGCGGCTACCTCATGTTTCTCGCCACGGCACTGCTTTTTGCGTTTCTCCTCTTCCTGAAAATGAGGACGGAAATCGCCCTGCGTCTTGTCGGGCTGGGGCTGCGCCCCTTGGGCCGGCGACTGGCAGAGCGGGGACAGCGCCTGCTGCGCGATTTTGTCACGGGGCTGGTCCCCCTTGCGCGGCCCTCGGATTATGCAATGGTCGCGCTGACGTCCGTCTTGGTGTGGGTGGGCTACTTAGTGAACCTGTATTGTGTGATCCTCGCGTTCGGTCTTTCGGCTCACGGGGTGGGATTATCCGCAGCGCTGGTCGTTCTGGTAATCACCACCATTAGCATCGTCGTCCCCTCCTCTCCGGGGTATGTGGGGACCTACCACTACTTGGCAGTGCTTTCGCTTAGCTTGTTTGGCGTGGACAAGAGCACGGCGCTGAGTTTTGCGGTGGTTGCTCATGCCACTGCCGTGCTGACCGTCACGCTGGTGGGCATGGCGTGCGCCTGGAAAGAAGGGGTGACCATAACCACCATGGCGCATCGCGAGGAGCTGGCGGCCGCCGGGTAG